A single window of Caldicellulosiruptor bescii DSM 6725 DNA harbors:
- a CDS encoding PP2C family protein-serine/threonine phosphatase: MFKVFYFTNKGNSRDTNEDALLVFEKIISSTNMEKCESIDIDGKNIFLAVADGIGGHTKGELASKMVLEILKSYKDDIIEKKLSVEDAIKIARDELENYARTNPNSFGMGCTVAGVLIVGSKVQVFNVGDCRVYRLLGQRAIRLTKDHTVVEDLISSGYITVDEAKTHSKKHALTSAIIADNYRTEVQIYRNETEIIDEDRFIICSDGFWDKFEKEIPEIFSSDEFCMEFQKRFHLGNFNDNISFILLS, from the coding sequence ATGTTTAAAGTTTTTTATTTTACAAATAAAGGAAATTCGAGAGATACAAACGAAGACGCCTTGTTAGTTTTCGAAAAAATTATAAGTAGTACAAATATGGAAAAATGTGAGAGTATAGATATTGATGGTAAAAATATTTTTCTTGCTGTTGCAGATGGTATAGGAGGACACACCAAAGGTGAGTTGGCATCAAAGATGGTTTTAGAAATTTTGAAAAGTTATAAAGATGATATCATTGAAAAAAAGCTTTCTGTTGAAGATGCAATTAAAATTGCAAGAGATGAATTAGAAAATTACGCGCGGACAAATCCAAACAGTTTTGGAATGGGATGCACAGTAGCAGGAGTCTTGATTGTTGGCAGCAAAGTTCAGGTTTTCAATGTAGGCGATTGCAGAGTGTATAGATTACTTGGACAAAGAGCAATTAGATTAACAAAAGACCATACTGTGGTTGAAGATCTTATCTCAAGTGGCTACATAACTGTGGATGAGGCAAAGACTCATTCTAAAAAGCATGCTCTAACTTCTGCAATAATAGCAGATAATTATCGTACAGAGGTCCAAATTTATAGAAATGAGACAGAAATTATTGATGAAGATAGATTCATCATCTGCAGCGATGGATTCTGGGATAAATTTGAGAAAGAAATACCAGAAATTTTTTCTTCTGATGAATTTTGTATGGAATTTCAGAAAAGATTTCACCTTGGAAATTTCAATGACAATATTTCTTTTATTTTGCTATCATAA
- a CDS encoding Hsp70 family protein gives MHIGIDLGTTNTVVSYAKRKARGGVEPHVMKITQLNEYNSSVQEEILPSVLFLDFDKNIVVGKKAKQMKQYHPKRTISNSKRYMGTSAMFEIDDMKFTPVDVAAHILKMCKRTIELNSGEKPVQQVTITVPASFNTDQIRDTRNAAIKAGFDPEKIRIIPEPTAAFIDFINDQFELVEEDRKIDISTPKRVLVFDLGGGTCDIVVMDVVQSENCLKVEEKAVGRYSELGGIDFDKAAALYLLSKFFDENRIKEGDIESEEQTQMANKLMVFCEKAKEFFSNQVMLNPEIEKTNPSFKINIPEFWRGKSWLFSITLKEYNDATRDLYYSSGTKLKTIEEFEKCKNIIDPIFETLERYEIDKNSIDYVFATGGMSFYYRIIQRLKELFPKSQVIRAPNPIEAVARGASIFSFYEVEIKRQTEKPSVLDIAVRKEASAEMEIVTRTVLAEAIMIDVEEGLPREIITKNQPVPYKGVIKNSFRVSSPSGIKIDIYAGEDPYDCKMRIQKSFIGSFRSPVTPGTPIDIEYEIDENKYLKLRVIVNDSMNPPIDLDVDSDVKTAKQKI, from the coding sequence ATGCACATTGGCATTGACCTTGGCACAACAAATACAGTTGTATCCTATGCTAAGCGAAAGGCAAGAGGCGGAGTTGAACCGCATGTTATGAAGATAACACAGCTTAATGAATACAACAGTTCGGTTCAGGAAGAAATATTGCCTTCAGTTTTGTTTTTGGACTTTGACAAAAATATTGTTGTGGGCAAAAAGGCAAAACAGATGAAACAGTATCATCCAAAAAGGACAATATCAAATAGCAAGCGATATATGGGCACCTCTGCAATGTTTGAAATAGATGATATGAAATTTACCCCTGTTGATGTTGCTGCTCATATTTTGAAGATGTGCAAAAGGACAATTGAGTTAAATTCGGGCGAAAAACCTGTTCAGCAGGTGACAATTACAGTCCCAGCATCGTTTAACACAGATCAGATAAGAGATACACGCAATGCAGCCATAAAAGCAGGTTTTGACCCTGAAAAGATAAGAATAATTCCAGAACCAACAGCAGCTTTCATTGACTTTATAAACGACCAGTTTGAACTTGTTGAAGAGGATAGAAAAATTGATATTTCTACTCCCAAAAGAGTGCTTGTTTTTGACCTTGGGGGTGGGACGTGCGATATTGTTGTGATGGACGTTGTCCAGAGTGAAAACTGTCTTAAAGTTGAAGAAAAGGCTGTTGGCAGGTATAGCGAACTTGGCGGAATTGACTTTGACAAAGCAGCTGCGCTGTATTTGCTTAGCAAATTTTTTGATGAAAACAGAATAAAAGAAGGTGATATTGAATCTGAAGAGCAAACACAAATGGCAAACAAACTCATGGTATTTTGCGAGAAGGCAAAAGAGTTTTTTTCAAACCAGGTTATGCTAAATCCTGAAATTGAAAAGACAAATCCATCGTTCAAGATTAACATTCCAGAGTTCTGGCGTGGCAAATCCTGGCTTTTTAGCATTACACTAAAAGAATACAATGATGCAACCAGAGATTTGTATTATTCATCAGGAACAAAATTAAAGACAATTGAAGAGTTTGAAAAGTGCAAAAACATAATTGATCCTATTTTTGAAACACTTGAAAGATACGAAATTGATAAAAATTCAATAGATTATGTTTTTGCAACAGGAGGAATGAGTTTTTATTACAGGATAATTCAGAGATTAAAAGAACTTTTTCCAAAAAGTCAGGTTATAAGAGCCCCAAATCCAATTGAAGCTGTGGCAAGAGGTGCGTCAATTTTTTCATTCTATGAGGTAGAAATAAAAAGACAGACAGAAAAACCCTCTGTTTTAGACATAGCTGTAAGAAAGGAAGCTTCTGCCGAAATGGAAATTGTAACCCGAACTGTTTTGGCAGAGGCTATAATGATAGACGTTGAGGAAGGGCTGCCAAGGGAGATAATTACCAAAAACCAGCCTGTTCCTTACAAAGGTGTGATTAAAAATTCTTTCAGAGTTTCAAGCCCAAGTGGCATAAAAATTGATATATATGCAGGGGAAGATCCTTATGACTGTAAAATGAGAATTCAAAAGTCGTTTATAGGCAGCTTCAGATCCCCTGTTACACCAGGCACTCCTATTGACATAGAATACGAAATAGACGAAAACAAATATTTAAAACTCAGAGTTATTGTTAATGACAGTATGAATCCTCCAATAGACCTTGATGTTGACTCTGACGTGAAGACTGCAAAACAAAAGATATAA
- the csx2 gene encoding TIGR02221 family CRISPR-associated protein: MNVHKASNILISVIGKGRLKKDQTVGYEQTEYVFNPDKEKNNRYTASKTAFFGIALYEYLTNVECIQIDKFIIIGTDKSAWSELYQILPHYIQNSEDIAEMCLKVYEEEKEGISEQTLIEWQSTLTKYVPGLKFYKIEPVELGKGVDILLEELEKDVDNNVIFDMTHAFRNIPIVFSYGIMLLKYLRKINKIRIFYGAHEMREYFSGLVDGQSPVIEISFIDKLVKMIEAMATFENSGYFVPILNQLGFGNREKTYFKLEMNRQPRREIEEIIKGLEDKLNTAEHVYEREIVEIMYEEFSEMNRQEKLFQRMYKRSQFFYERKQYLKALILLYEAMIVLCADVYNKNNMNYEGREEARKILKEIECKNVNFYPENNKLIKDPNEVEIIKELEYVRNAAVHGSSSKGNQNYLEDIESFKVLFNSALNVFEKMLQRRNQIKKG, encoded by the coding sequence GTGAATGTACACAAAGCCTCGAATATTCTAATTTCCGTAATAGGCAAAGGTCGGCTTAAAAAGGACCAAACAGTAGGTTATGAACAAACTGAATACGTTTTTAATCCTGACAAAGAAAAGAATAATAGATATACAGCCTCAAAGACAGCTTTTTTTGGTATTGCATTATATGAATATCTTACGAATGTTGAATGTATTCAAATTGACAAGTTTATCATAATTGGAACTGATAAATCTGCATGGTCAGAACTTTACCAAATTCTCCCCCATTATATACAAAACTCAGAAGACATAGCAGAAATGTGCTTGAAAGTGTATGAAGAAGAAAAGGAAGGTATTTCAGAGCAAACGCTTATAGAGTGGCAAAGTACTTTAACAAAATACGTACCAGGCCTTAAGTTTTATAAAATAGAGCCAGTTGAGCTTGGTAAAGGCGTTGACATACTTTTAGAAGAGCTTGAGAAAGATGTTGATAACAATGTGATCTTTGATATGACACATGCCTTTAGGAACATTCCTATTGTTTTTTCCTATGGTATAATGCTTTTGAAATATTTGAGAAAAATAAACAAGATAAGAATATTCTATGGTGCACATGAGATGAGAGAATACTTTTCAGGGCTTGTGGATGGACAATCTCCTGTAATTGAAATTTCTTTTATAGACAAACTGGTCAAAATGATTGAGGCGATGGCTACCTTTGAAAATTCTGGCTACTTTGTGCCCATTTTGAATCAACTTGGTTTTGGCAACAGAGAGAAGACATATTTCAAGCTGGAGATGAACCGCCAGCCACGAAGAGAGATTGAAGAGATAATAAAAGGGCTTGAGGATAAACTAAATACAGCTGAGCATGTTTATGAAAGAGAAATAGTTGAGATAATGTACGAAGAATTTTCTGAAATGAACAGGCAAGAAAAACTCTTTCAGAGAATGTACAAAAGATCTCAGTTTTTCTATGAAAGAAAACAGTACCTCAAGGCTTTGATTCTTCTTTATGAAGCAATGATTGTTCTTTGTGCAGATGTATACAACAAAAATAATATGAATTATGAGGGACGAGAAGAAGCAAGAAAAATATTAAAAGAAATAGAATGCAAAAATGTTAACTTCTACCCAGAAAACAATAAGCTCATAAAAGACCCAAACGAAGTAGAGATAATAAAAGAGTTAGAATATGTAAGAAATGCCGCAGTACATGGTTCATCATCAAAAGGTAATCAAAACTATTTAGAAGATATAGAGTCGTTCAAAGTTCTATTTAACTCTGCGTTAAATGTATTTGAAAAGATGTTGCAAAGAAGAAACCAGATTAAAAAAGGTTAG
- a CDS encoding MBL fold metallo-hydrolase → MTSEVHESFKALARNDVAEQKRLCRELYKSEYYIPCFLFSSKLIDMGEESEKIIYIASLAKMGYTDLAFHIFESEREKIERYLLICNEEDLNIASDLLFLVEEFEKVPKEISRRIDKVSGNLQSCFIWNEIRKLKENLGTFKLCLSGKNDIVKIVEDTDDAFVKTRAGYCLYNLGIVECRKHLTEKYLRHEEKVKLGLDASDDIYYFENLEDISKKVWYFNYQDEHMHFFTYPEYNIHFLRFENEILVIDCGSQPREFCIVDIEGFLAQKGYSTNMIKAVLISHAHYDHYSFVQYLPHQIPVYATKETIDLIFIMNRECLRGKKINFIQYAEEFEIGKFKVSAFPNGHILGSAGFDIYFGNRRLIYTGDFSLHSQMILEGMSLQEILKKGKVTYLVCEHTYGIKDFAIKYEDAARCLAHAVDFLVKLKLKVFIPAFSIGRAQEVLAIINAYCRTRPKVIVDGLAKEISLYYLEKREKNFFYNVSLGNSNNVENNIKKAEVVVASSGMLQPNSIAVKYVQLLNGSAFGFIKSGYIEEQQYIHEMIKVIKNFEVHYFDIPLSAHSNYFEILRTLRILEPEKIILVHGQGLKGL, encoded by the coding sequence ATGACTTCAGAGGTACATGAAAGTTTCAAAGCTCTTGCAAGAAATGATGTTGCTGAACAAAAAAGACTGTGCAGAGAACTTTATAAATCCGAATATTACATTCCCTGTTTTCTTTTTTCGTCAAAACTAATCGATATGGGTGAAGAGAGCGAAAAGATTATTTATATTGCTTCACTTGCTAAAATGGGCTATACAGATTTAGCATTTCATATTTTTGAGTCAGAAAGGGAAAAAATAGAGAGATATTTACTGATATGCAATGAGGAAGATTTAAATATTGCTTCAGATTTGCTGTTTTTGGTTGAGGAATTTGAAAAAGTTCCAAAAGAGATTTCAAGAAGGATAGATAAGGTTTCTGGGAATCTGCAAAGCTGTTTTATCTGGAATGAAATTAGAAAGCTAAAAGAAAATTTAGGAACATTTAAACTCTGTTTAAGTGGCAAAAACGATATTGTGAAGATAGTAGAAGATACAGACGATGCTTTTGTCAAAACACGTGCAGGTTATTGTCTTTACAATTTGGGAATTGTGGAGTGCAGGAAGCATTTGACTGAAAAATATTTGAGGCATGAAGAAAAAGTAAAATTGGGGCTTGATGCTTCTGATGACATCTATTATTTTGAGAATTTAGAGGATATTTCAAAAAAGGTGTGGTATTTTAATTATCAAGATGAGCACATGCATTTTTTCACATATCCTGAATATAACATACATTTTTTGAGATTTGAAAATGAAATTTTAGTTATCGACTGCGGAAGTCAACCAAGAGAATTTTGCATTGTTGACATAGAAGGATTTTTAGCACAAAAAGGTTATTCAACAAATATGATAAAAGCTGTTTTAATTTCTCATGCGCATTACGACCATTACAGTTTTGTCCAGTATCTGCCTCATCAAATACCAGTTTATGCCACCAAAGAGACAATTGATCTTATATTCATCATGAACAGGGAATGTCTGAGAGGGAAGAAAATTAACTTTATCCAATATGCAGAAGAGTTTGAGATTGGCAAATTCAAAGTATCAGCGTTTCCAAACGGACATATTTTGGGTTCTGCAGGGTTTGACATTTATTTTGGCAACAGAAGACTCATATACACAGGCGATTTTTCTCTGCACAGTCAGATGATATTGGAAGGCATGTCATTGCAAGAAATTTTGAAAAAAGGAAAGGTAACCTATCTTGTCTGCGAACACACATATGGAATAAAAGATTTTGCTATCAAGTATGAGGATGCTGCAAGGTGTTTGGCGCATGCGGTGGATTTTCTGGTAAAATTAAAACTGAAGGTTTTTATACCTGCGTTTTCTATCGGCAGAGCTCAGGAAGTTTTAGCAATTATAAATGCCTATTGCAGAACAAGGCCGAAGGTGATTGTTGACGGGCTGGCAAAAGAGATAAGTCTTTATTACTTAGAAAAAAGAGAGAAAAATTTCTTCTACAATGTTAGTCTTGGTAATTCAAATAATGTTGAAAATAATATTAAAAAAGCAGAAGTTGTGGTTGCAAGCTCTGGTATGCTTCAGCCAAACAGCATTGCAGTAAAGTATGTTCAACTTTTGAACGGCAGTGCATTTGGGTTTATCAAAAGCGGATATATAGAAGAACAGCAGTATATTCATGAGATGATAAAGGTAATAAAGAATTTTGAGGTTCACTATTTTGATATTCCTCTTTCTGCTCATTCTAACTACTTTGAAATTTTACGCACATTAAGAATTTTAGAACCTGAAAAGATTATACTTGTTCACGGACAAGGATTAAAGGGGCTATGA
- a CDS encoding ATP-binding protein codes for MKKFINRSKELDFLEKQYREQNSSLVVIYGRRRIGKTALIKKFIQHKPAIYFLASEEAENQNIEYFKKAVGNFLKNPLIERLSGVGWDDIFDVIVNSKIDKKVVIVFDEFQNLCKTNPAFASVVQRIWDEKLKNHSFMLILSGSLVGMMQEHALSYSSPLYGRRTGQIKLKQFSFKDAKEFFSEVSDDQFIWIYSIVGGVPKYLEMFKFEGDIYKAIEENILSRQSFLYEEPVFLLEKEVHEVGSYFSIIKSIALGNHKLSQIAQSLSVAQTKLTKYLNTLMDLDIVRREVPITEEYPEKSKRGLYFINDNFIDFWFKFVYPYREQLELDNTKYVVENIKSKIVTNHISFVYEEICRQILMDLIKTKEIDIQLDRVGKWWDSKSEIDIVGIGKNTGHVVFGECKYSQSVVDIDVFFNLKKKAENVKVFPDQKELYILFSRMGFSERLLEFAKETKNLILIKFP; via the coding sequence ATGAAAAAGTTTATAAACCGCAGCAAAGAACTTGATTTTTTAGAGAAACAGTATCGAGAGCAAAATTCATCGCTTGTTGTTATTTATGGAAGAAGGAGAATTGGCAAGACTGCACTTATTAAAAAATTTATTCAACACAAGCCTGCTATTTATTTTTTGGCTTCTGAAGAGGCGGAGAATCAAAACATAGAGTATTTTAAAAAAGCTGTAGGCAATTTTTTAAAAAATCCTTTGATTGAAAGATTATCTGGTGTAGGTTGGGATGATATTTTTGATGTTATAGTAAATTCAAAAATTGATAAAAAAGTAGTGATAGTATTTGATGAATTTCAAAATTTGTGCAAAACAAACCCAGCTTTTGCTTCGGTTGTTCAAAGAATCTGGGATGAAAAGCTAAAAAACCACAGTTTTATGCTTATTTTGAGTGGTTCTTTGGTGGGAATGATGCAAGAACATGCTCTTTCTTATTCAAGTCCTTTGTACGGTAGAAGAACAGGACAAATAAAGCTAAAGCAGTTTTCTTTCAAAGATGCAAAAGAATTTTTTTCTGAAGTGTCAGACGACCAATTTATATGGATATATTCCATCGTTGGCGGTGTTCCAAAATATTTAGAGATGTTTAAGTTTGAAGGCGATATTTACAAGGCAATTGAAGAAAATATTCTAAGCAGACAGAGCTTCTTATATGAAGAGCCTGTATTTTTGCTTGAAAAGGAAGTTCATGAGGTAGGAAGCTATTTTTCGATAATTAAAAGCATTGCGCTTGGAAACCATAAACTCAGCCAGATTGCCCAGAGCCTTTCTGTAGCGCAAACAAAACTTACAAAGTATTTGAATACTTTGATGGACCTTGATATTGTAAGAAGAGAAGTTCCAATAACAGAGGAGTATCCAGAAAAAAGCAAAAGAGGGTTATATTTTATAAACGATAATTTCATAGATTTCTGGTTTAAGTTTGTATATCCCTACAGAGAACAATTAGAACTTGACAATACTAAATATGTAGTTGAAAATATCAAGTCAAAAATTGTGACAAATCACATAAGTTTTGTTTATGAAGAAATTTGCAGGCAAATTTTAATGGATTTAATAAAAACAAAAGAGATTGATATTCAGTTAGACAGAGTAGGCAAGTGGTGGGATTCAAAGTCAGAGATTGATATAGTAGGAATTGGTAAAAATACAGGTCATGTTGTTTTTGGTGAATGCAAATATTCGCAAAGTGTGGTTGATATTGATGTATTTTTTAATTTGAAGAAAAAAGCAGAAAATGTAAAGGTATTTCCTGATCAAAAAGAGCTTTATATTCTCTTTAGCAGAATGGGATTTTCAGAAAGGCTTTTGGAGTTTGCAAAAGAGACAAAGAATTTGATACTGATAAAGTTTCCTTAG